The following are encoded in a window of Phaseolus vulgaris cultivar G19833 chromosome 3, P. vulgaris v2.0, whole genome shotgun sequence genomic DNA:
- the LOC137805762 gene encoding uncharacterized protein, protein MALRGSKDKTEAKSMAPATTRRSTPLHNFTLPFLKWGTQRRMRCATGTNAGASGRGFSVSNSDESTATWSEAPGAARGQKRRHVGDGEDIAVVRQRLILDLKTEADRMKDAILQSGEESMRPWNLRKRRAKVEALAVAPDDCGRKVLIDDKKRNQSPATKDDGAAKLPQLRSRSDKTERVKFDVQLSKKEIDEDFMAILGQRAPRRPTKRPKLQQRMLDTLSPGLWLTEITADMYKVVEVADNTKVRHPGKRKVDGGF, encoded by the exons ATGGCGTTGCGCGGCTCGAAAGATAAGACAGAAGCCAAGTCCATGGCGCCGGCGACTACGAGGCGATCCACCCCCCTGCACAATTTTACGTTGCCGTTCTTGAAGTGGGGAACTCAGCGCAGAATGAGGTGCGCCACCGGAACTAACGCCGGAGCCAGTGGTCGCGGGTTTTCGGTGTCGAACTCCGACGAATCAACGGCCACGTGGAGCGAGGCGCCGGGTGCAGCGAGGGGTCAAAAACGGAGACACGTCGGCGATGGCGAAGATATCGCGGTGGTGCGGCAGAGGCTAATCCTTGATCTCAAGACCGAAGCGGATAGAATGAAAGACGCGATTCTACAGAGCGGGGAAGAATCCATGAGGCCGTGGAATCTGCGGAAGAGAAGAGCGAAGGTTGAGGCTCTGGCTGTCGCTCCCGATGATTGTGGTCGCAAAGTGTTGATCGACGATAAGAAACGAAACCAGTCGCCCGCGACGAAGGACGACGGCGCGGCGAAGTTGCCGCAATTGAGAAGCCGATCCGACAAGACGGAAAGAGTGAAGTTCGATGTGCAGCTATCAAAGAAAGAGATCGATGAAGATTTCATGGCCATTCTGGGCCAGCGCGCTCCTCGGAGGCCCACTAAGCGGCCCAAACTCCAGCAGAGGATGTTGGAT ACGCTTTCACCTGGGTTGTGGTTGACGGAGATTACGGCCGATATGTACAAGGTTGTAGAAGTCGCTGATAATACGAAGGTGCGCCACCCTGGGAAGCGGAAAGTTGACGGAGGATTTTGA